TTTGTTGAACGTAGGTAACCAGCTCATGATACTTTGTTCGATCAACACATAAAAGAATGCACTGAATATAAACACAAGTACAAGCGGTAATAGAATAAGTTTCAGCATTTCTACAAAATCATCAGATGCCGATTTGGATTGCTCTGCTTCTTTAATGCTCGATTCATCAAGCTTTGTAGTGAATAACAATAGAAATGCAACAACAGCAAGTCCACCTAGAATATAATATGTATTGAACCATGTTGTTGATTTCGGATTATTGTTATCAACCATTGATGCAAACAGGAAATAACCTGTTAATACTCCAACCATAAAAAATGATTCGAGAAAATTCATGAAGCTCAGGTGTTCATTCTTTGATTTGGTAACGAGTCCAATTGTTGCAAACACACTAACCTTGATCAATGCAAATCCTATACCTGCCGCAGCAAATAACATCTTTGTCATCATAAAACTACTCACTGATGGAATGATCAAACACATCACAGCGATCAACCCCAATGAAATGAGCATCGTTTTTTTATAGCCGATCTTATTTACATAAGAAGCAATAAGAAAAGAAGTGATCGCAATACTGAGATCTTTAAAAGCTTCAAGCACACTGGCCGAACCTTTTGAAACATCAAAGTTTGCCTGCACTTGTAATATAACAGTGCCTACGCTGTTAAGCAGTATTGCAAAAACAAAATAATTAAGGAACAGTGAGATCTTAATGCGAAGGTTGGTCATGGCAAGTAAATGAAACGTGTAATTAAATATACCCGTTACCAATCACTTACCAAAGCATTTTCACTATAAAGAACCACCTTTTACAAGTATTGATTCAACGCAAACGTTTTCGGAAACTTCTTCCCCTTTTAAACGCCCCAGCATTTGAGAAAAAGAGAGTTTGCCAAGCTTGTAACCGCTCGTTTCAACATAGGTAATGACAGGGTTATACATGGTTGGAATAAAGCCATTGCTGATACTGATGACAGCAACATCTTCCGGAACTTTTAAATTCAGTTCATGAATTGCACGCATCACACCAATTAAAATAAGATCGCCCATGCAGAAAATAACATCAGGTGGGCTTGTTGATTGCAATGCTTTTAATGCAATTTCCTTTGAAGGTTCAGGTTGTTCAGGAAAATGAAGTGTTATGTTAGCAGAAGGGAGTTGTTGTTTGAATGTATCAACAAATGTTTTACTACGCACTTTTGAAATGCTGAGATGCGGGTGGCCAAACAATGCCAACACATTTTGTTTTTTCTTTTCAATGATAGCTTCAGCAGCAAGCCTTGCAGCATCAGCATCTGATAAACAAACGGTATGAAAACCTTTTTCTTCCGGTACACGATCAAAAAATATCACCGGTATTTTCAGATCTTCCAGTTTATGAAAAGGTGCCATGTCATCTGTGGCAATTGATACTGTTGCAAAAACACCCATTGCCATATTCTTGCGAAAGATGTTGAGATTAGCTGTTTCGATCTCTACATTATCTCTCGACTGCATGATCATTACAGAATAGCCAAACTTCCTGGCTTCATCTTCAACCGCAGCAATAAATGAATCGTAAAAAAAATTATCGATGGACGGGACAAGCAACCCCAGCACATTGCTTTGTCTTGTGCGCAATTGCACGGCATAACTGTTAGGTTCATACTCCATTGCCGCCGCCAGTTCTTTTACTTTAAGTTTTGTGGCAGCAGAAATATCCGGATGATCTTTTAATGCACGTGATACAGTTGAGATACTGATACCAAGGGCTTCGGACAGTTTTTTTAGTGTACTTTGCTGCATGCAATAATCTTTGGAATCGAATTATTTTTAATCGTTAGTAGGTTAAAGATAATTTTTTTCTACATCCAGCAATCAAAAAGAAAAACAACCACAGAAACCATAGATCACTGCAGCACTATAATTGTATTATATACTTTTTATTTTTCCGTTTGTGGTTGAAACGTGCGCCAGCTATGCCAAAACTCCTGGTAGGCTATAATTGGTTTTAAGTTTAGTGTTGTATCAATACCAGTTCCATTTAATCTGAAGTGATTATTGCCAAGCGTTACAGTATCGTTGTTTAATAAAAACAAATCGTTGTACGAAGAGCGTTCGAATGCAAAAAAACTTTTATCATCTTTTGCAAGAAGCAGAAGAATAGCTGTTCGGTTAAATGTATCATGAATGATGCGTTCTTTTTTTAAACGATTCCAGTCATATGCTTTTGCTTTATTTCCAACTCGTATCCCAACAACCCATGATTTATCATTCCAGGAAAGACTATCTGTTCCTGTGAGTTTACTTTTACTTTTTCCGCTTTCATATTTGTATGAAGTATCGTAATGTTTTATGAAGGAAGGATCTGCTTGCAGAATACTTGTTTGCGGATGCAACTCAATCCATTTATCTAATGACGTTTGTTTGCTCAGCAATTCAATCAAGTTAAAACCTTTTAATTCACCTGCGATTGCTTCACCCGTTGCCTGTCGCCACCAGCTTTTGGTTGTCTCATCTTCAAGCATTGCATTGAAATGATCCATACCTACTAAACGAAACTGTTCATGTTTACCGTTGACCATTGGTTCAAACACTCGACCTGTTCTGCATACAGTACAATACGTTACTAATATGGCTTTGCCTCCAACTGTATCCTGCAGATGATGATGATAACCGATGTATTGAACAGGATAAGCTTTTGCTTCTCCGTTTATTTCAATGCCGATGATTAACCTGTTGCTGTCAACTTTATTATCAGCAGCATGTTTGAATACGATCTGTTTGGGTTGTTGAAACATTGCATCTGCTGCCATTTTAAAATTGGCCATATAGATGACGACTGCAGCCAATACCAACGGAATTGCCGGCACCCATTTTCTTTTCCATTTGCTTTTTACTAAACCAAGTAATAATAAACCTGCAAATAATAATCTGAAATACCAGCGATAATTGTATAAAAAATAAGCAACATCAATACTGTTCATCCGCTGACTGCCGGGCATAGGCATAATGAAATACACATTGCACACTTCAAACAAGATCAAACCAATAACAGCAAACCAAAAAAGCAATTTCATATGATTTATTGTTGATTTAAAAAACAGCCTCCCCTGTTAAAACAGGGGAGGGACAATTTATACTACTGATTAAAAATAAATACTCGCTATTAATTCGCTCCATCAAGATTTGCTCTTGAAATAGCGTAACCACCAATTACATTACCACATTTCAATCCTTCTTCACAATCACTTCTGTAGTGGATAGCACCATACAATCTTGAAAGCGATGCTTCTTTTGCCATATTCTCGTAAGCTGTTTTACGTGACGGTATAATACGACCAAGAATTGTAGCAGCTGCTCCACTGAATGTAGAGTGACCACTTGTATAACTTGGAAAGTTCGGTAAGCCAGTCCATGTTTTTATTTCAGGATTTACTTGTGAAGGACGTGGATTGAAATAAAAAAACTTTGCATCCCAGCAAGCGATAGCAGCATCCATCATACTCATATTCAACAATGCCATGTTACGTGCCCAACGCACTTCGCTAAAACGTTGACCAATAAAATCATCAGCAGCTATTGCGTTCCAGTGACCCGGAGGTGTATGTGTTGCCAAACCATCGGCCCAGTAATGCACAGTAGCCAGTTGTTCTCTTGTTGCATTTTTACTGTAATGCAATACTTCAGCCACTTCCTGTTTAAATTTTTCTGATTTAGTTGACGGTGGTGGTCCGGGACGAATACTTGTTACCATCGTTAGCGAATCGAATAACCATGTTCGCACACGACCGAACAATGGTAACATGGGTGGACGCTTTGGTGACTCCATACTTATCCATGGTGTTTCACCTGTTGCTGCTGTTTGCGTTTCCATTTGTTGCCACAATGCTGCGTTACCAACTGCTGCACCGGCTCTGTCGCCTCTTGCTCGTGTAACAAATTTTTGAGCAACCAGTCTTCCTAATGCTTCACCCGCTTCAATATCACTCCGCACATTCATGCCTGCCATGATTCTTGCATTCTTATGTTCAGTTGCGAGTTGTTGAATAGCGGCCTGCTCGCCCGGGAAAAATAGTTTCAGCATTTCAATCATCACACCAACAACTACTGCATCTTCACTTGGGTAAGATGGCAGATCAGTTTGCGGCAGCAACGTTGTAATGGTATTGTTGATCTTATAAGGCGCTAAACGATTATATAATTTCTTATAATGCCATGCTGCTACCAATGCATCATATTGTGCAGCGCTTACATATGCATATGCACGTGATGCATACGGTGGGTTGGCAAACGGGAATTGCGGATTATTAAATGGATTGTTTGCATCAGGAACAGGATACGTGCCATCGGGATTTTGAAACGGCGGCAAGTTATATTTTGCAACAAGTCCACGCATAATTTCATTCCAGCGTAATACTGCGCCTGCACCCCAATAGTTCAAGCGTTCCTTCTGCGCACCTGTAATTGATTTCTGGTAGCTTTTAATCTCGTTGATCTCGGCTGTGTAACCGGGGCCGCTTGCTGCACCGGGTGCGGCTACGGCAAATTCATTGGGAGCTGTAAGCAACACAGGTTTCCATGTGCCTGCGTCAATATCAATGTTTGCAGGGTTTAACGCTGCAGTAGTTTTGGTTCGTTCTGTAATTTCTTTACTGCACGATACTGCTGTAACACATAGCAGTACCACAGCAGTAATTTGTTTTATGTTGATGTACATAATTTCGTTTTTTCTTGTGTTAGATCAATTTGTGCCTTGTTTGTTCTTTTTCTCTTTTTTATTGAGATCGAAGACATAAAACACAGCTCCGTTTACATTGAAGCTTTGTCCCATGTTTCTTCCGGCAATTACCTGGCTGGCTCCTCCTGTTAAAGAAAGCTGTGGCGTATTGCGAAAAACAAATTTGAAGTTTGCACCAAGTGAAGTGGCATTCATACGATTGCTGATAAAAGGCATGTTATTTTGCGTGATATCAAAACCGCCCTTTGTTGTCCAGTTATTTAATACCGCTTCTGCAATGATCCACTGTGTGCGGTAACCTGCACGAATATTGTAACTGGTTGCATTCGGCATGTTCACTTCGTTCGAAAGAATAAATTGATCAGTGTAATACGAATCACGATCGAGCGTAACGTTACTTCTGTACACATAGGTTGCAGATGCTGTGGCAAACCATTTATTATCGTAGTAGTAATCCAGCATCAGTCTTGCCATTGCTGTTTTACTTTGCAAACCGATCGATAATGGTAAAAGATCGGCTGTGTAATTACTAAGTGGAATAGACCCACCCAACATACCAATGAGTGCAATACGATTATTAAAGACCTTTTTGTTGATGGCACGGTATTTCAACATGAGGCTGAGATCCTGCATGCCTCGTTGGCCTCTTAATGTTCCCGCACTTGCTTTAGTAACAACATACGGTACATTAAACAACACATTCAGTTTATTGGAAACGCCGTAGTTGCCCATTACGGCAAACATTTGTGTTGATACTGTTCCAAGATTGAGGTTCTCTCTTTTTTTGGTTCCCTCCCAGTATTCCTTCCAACTGCTGTAGGAATAACCGGGGCCAACACAAAAAGCATTCTTCTCCATCATGATGGCATCAAGATCTGTTTGGGCCGATGAGTATTTTGCTGCAACGCATAGCAACATTATCCACACCGTTTTAATAGTCAATTTCATTTGATGATTGTTTTATACGAACTATAGATTTTCTGATAATTAGAATTTTACTGTACAGCCAAGGTTAATTGAATAATCAGCAAAAGCAGCGTCGCCTTGTGCAAATACGCCTGTAATTTTTGTACGCTGTTTATCGGCATAGCTCTGTGTGCGGTTTTTGCTGAACCAGTATGGAACAGTTGCAAACAGACTTACTTTTTTAAATTGATAAGCAACGCCTGGCTCTACACCAAAAATGCGACCCGGACGACGGAAACCGCTGCTGCCTCCAATGATATCTTCTGATGGAACTACTTCTAAACGAACACCGGCAGATGCAGAGAATGCACCAGCCATCAGGTTCAACCCGCCACGTAACATGTATTGATCGGGCACACTCATAACACTGCTGCCATACAAAATATTTGTAGCAGAAGTTGTTCCGCCTCTTGCAGTTGATACCCCATTATGTTCACGTGGGTTACTCAAATAATAGAAATTTCCATAAGCACTCAACGCTTTTGTGAATACATAATAACCATTCAACTCCAATGAAATACCGGTACCACCATCACCCAACTGGATCGATTGATCAACCGGACCTAACACTTTTGTAGAATCATTTTTCCAGAAGAAATCGTTGTAACGGTAATCACCTGTAGGAAGTTTTAATCCCAATCCCACCTGGATATTTCCTCTTTTGCTTTTCATTGGATCAAGCATCCAACGGTAAGCAGTAATACGGATATCACCCATGCCGAACGTTGTTGTTTCTCTTCTTGCATTGGGATTTGTGCTGCTGTTACCATAATGCTCATACATTGATGAACGACGATTGGAAATAAGTGGCATGTTTACAGCAAGCGACATGCGTTTGTTGAGTTTACGTACCAAGGTGAAATCAAGTGCATGTTGCCAGTTACGCACATCTGTTCCTTCTTCAACACGCTGTTTTTGTTCTTCTGTTCCAACAAAATGACGGAAGGAATGAAAATAACGGTAACCCGTTGTTAATTGCCATTTGTGATTGTCTTCTCCATCGGCATGGCTCACCGTGCACATTGCTCCATTGCTGCGTACAGCAACGCAACCTTGTGCAGCAACATCATTCATCATAAAAGAAACGAATGCCGTAAGCATCAATTGTAATACAAGTATTTTTTTCATTTCAATAATAGTTTGGTTGTTGATTGTAATCGATCAGGTGTTTCCTTTAGTTAGCTCTTAATTTGATCCTTTGCACGATCAGTTCTCCCAATTGCCGGCCTGCCTTTAATCCTTCTTCATTATCGAAACGATAGTGAATGCCGCCATACAATCTCGACATAGAAGCTTCAGCCGCTGCCGCACGGAATGATTTGATTTCCCTGTTCGCAATACCAAACTCCAGTAATGAAGTATCAGTAAAGGAAAGTTGATCACCAAACCAAGATGTCATTGTTTCTGCAGCTGCTGCAGAATTAGTGGCATGTCCACTTACATAAGAAGGGAACGGAGGTGTTTGAATATAAGGGCGCCATTCCTGGTCAACATATTTATTGATCGCTGTTTCAGGACGTACATAATTGCTCTTGTATTTTTCTTCCCATCCACGAATGAATGCATCAAAAAATGCGATGGAGGTAATGGCGTATGCCCCAACAGTTGAATTAAAATCAGCCTTTGCTGTTTTTGCTGCAATACCTACAATATTTAACCAATGCCCCGGAGGTGAAAACTTTTTGGTAGCAAACATTACATGTCCGCTCACATTCATCTTAAACGGATTATCGTCCCAGAAATCAGCAATATGTTTTTGTTCATCCGTTAAACTATCGCCCACATTTTTTACTTCCATCATTGCCTTATAGTAAGCACTGTTTTTATTTGTAACGTCAAATACCGGTGGGCGTGGAATTTCAAACTGCGAAGAACTGTCTAACACCATTGGGCGAATTTTTCCCCAATGTGGTTCCACTGCAGTTGCATACATAGGTGGTGTAGGTAACCAACGGCCATTTTCTTCACGCACGGTGAATTTTTCTGCGCCACGTGTTGCAGCGTAATTGTCGCCTTTGCTCCATTTGAGTATAGAGGCAACGATCGTATCAGAAAAAGCAATTGTATTCTCTAACATGTCTGATGGCATACCTGCTGAATCAGCATTTGCTTTCAGTTCATTGTAATACTCCATCATGCTTCCTTCAGGAAACGTAACAGCATTACCAACTTTTGTAAATGCAAGCAATGCAGCTAAAGAAAAATCAATAGGTGCTTTTGTTGTATCAGGTTTCGGCATTGGCGGCATGTGTTTAATTTGCCCACTCATGCTTCTGTAATTCTTATCGCCTGCTGCAACACATTCGTATGCTGCAATATTTGCATACACATAATTACGTGCAGCGATCATTGGCGGAAAATTATTTTCCAATACAACATTGTTGAGTTTCTTCACTGTTCTGCTGTATAAAAAAGGATCATTGGTATATGCCTTATAGTCTCCGTTGGGTTTGCATGCAATCATAAAAACTGCAACGATTGCTGCGAATACAATTTGTTTCATCTTCTGGTCTTATTTTTTTGTAACGGTCTTTAGCACGCTATGCTGCTGCATAGGCGACGCTCCTTTCAAATGTGGAATGCTGTTGAGCTTTGTTACTCATTTTATTAATGCGCCTGTAAGTGTGCGGAAACATACCCCCTCAAGGTGTTATAACACATTACAAATTAATTATTCAATAAACATGAAAAGGAAATGAGTAACAAAGCAATTATGCTGTTACTTCCGGAGGCTGTTCTGCTGTTAAAATGAACGCAGATAGTGTAGTTGCTGAAAAGGTATGGTTGAATGGTTGACGCAGTTTGTCCAATACATCGAGCGACCAATGGCTTAACTGCTCACAATAGTCAAATGAAAAAGCTTTGTACGAGGGTGCAGGATGCTTACCTGATTTTTGTTCCTGCTGATTTTGCAGATCGTTTACAAGCTTAAAGAAATTTTCCCGTGCGTTTACCAAACGGGCTTTGTTTTCATCGGGAATACATTTATAAATCATTTCCCCGCCTTCAAGTTTGCGCTCTACATATTTGTAATGCATTCCGTTGATGGTGATTTCGCCGCTTACACGTTCAAAATCTTTCCAATCGGTTTGATAAGGCAAGCTTACAGGTGCACGCACTTCAATCAATGCAGTTGCATCGTATTCTTTGTTATCAAGTTTTTGTTCGAAATGTGTATCGGCTTTTTGCTGTACATAATCCATAACAACCCGGTAACCAAACCAGTTGAACAGAAGTATAGTGAGGAAGAATATGGAAGCAATTATTCTCAACAGCAATTCATTTTTGGCCCTTTAAAGATAAAGGAAATCCTTTACCTGCAAAGCATTTAACGACGGAACAATTTTTAAAATATTATCGTACTCTTCGAAATCGTTTGCAGAATAATGCCCCGTGATGGCAACTGCTTTCATCCCTGCTTTCTGGGCAGCTTCCACACCTTTCGGCGCATCTTCAAACACAATGCAATGCCCGGGCGGGGTTTGCAACGCCTCGGCAAGTTTCAACCATGTTTCAGGATGCGGCTTGCTCAATTGCACATCATCCGCACCAACAATTCCGGTGAAGTAAGAGCGTAGCTGCAGCTGATCTAATGCAAAATCAATATTGGCCTGGTTACTGGCGGTACCAATACCCATTGGAATATTTTGCAGAAGTGCTTCGTCTAAAAATTCTCTTGTTCCTTCCAGCACCGTTATTTGTTTGCCATATAGTTGACGATAGCGTTCCTCTTTTGCATCAACAATTGCTTTGGCTTCTTCTTCAGTGAATGTTCGACCGGGGATGAGGCGGTTCATTAGCTCGGCACCATTGCCGTATAATTCATTCATCAATGCTGCGCCTTCCAGTGGACTACCCATTTCCTGTACAACCATCTGCCATGTTTTAAAATGCCAGGGCATGGTATCGATAAGTGTACCGTCGAGATCGAAGAGAAAGGCTTTGTTCATACTGCAAAAATAAAGCTGTTGGCTTTTCTGTTGTAGCGCTGTTGTCTTTTTGTAATTAACCTTTGTCGTAGAGATTTCTCCTTCGTCGAAATGACGGAACTCCGAAATATTTATCCACTTTATGTAATCAAGTTCTATAAAATGACATCCATCATAGCTTGTTCACGAACGTCTTCTTCTGCACTCCCACACCACTAATCGTTACACTCTTCCAATTGGCAGGCAACACCGTTTTTAGTTGTGTAATACCAGCCGGCGTAATTTCCAATCCGCCAAAACCCATCAAAACGCTTTGTAAAATACCACCGGCACCTGTTGCGAAGTATGGATTGGTACCGCCTTTTGTTTCTGCAATAACACGGAAAGGCGGATTGAGATTTGGAATGAACGCATCTTTAAACCAATGATATGCTTTCTCTGCGTTGCCGAGCCTTGCATACAAGGTGGTGAACACCGCTTGCGTCATTGCAGGTGTGCCTTCGTTTGGTACACGTTGTTCGTAGTATTCTAAGTCTTTCTTAATTGATGTTGCGTCTTTCACTTCTTTCAACGGATAAGCCAACAAGTTTACATCGGCCTGTTTAATGCCTTCGCCATTATACGTTGCATGCTCTCTTGTTACACCATCAGGGAATTTCAACACAGGAATATTATTCGCCACATTCATCCAATCAGCATTTGGTGTGATGCCTAACAACTTTGCTGCCTCTGTTGCAAACTGTAAGTTGGCTTTTGCAGCAGCATTTGTAAACGCATTGTTATCTACATTCTCCGCCCACTCATCTGCAGCCACTACGTTTTTTATATCATACTTACCGGCACCGTTACGCTCAACTCTGCTTGCCCAGAAATCGGCTGTTGCACTAATGATGGGATAACCTTTTTCTTTGAGCCATACTTTATCCTGTGTTACACAATAATAATTCCATGCTGCTATTGCAACACATGCAGTGATGTGATGTTCAAACGGACCACTCAATGCCCACACAGGTGTTTCTTCAACTCCTGTTTCTGCACTTTCCCATGGGAACATCGCTCCTTTAAATCCTTTGCTGAATGCATTCCGTTTTGCAGCTTCCAATCGTTGAAAACGATATTCCATCATGCTTTTTGCAAGCTCAGGTTTTAATACGAGTAATGCAGGATACATCCACAACTCGGTATCCCAAAATACATGACCGTTGTATCCCAATCCACTTAAGCCCATTGGTGAAGGCGATAATGCAGTGCCTTCTCTTGTGAACGAATACAAATGATAGAGCATGCTGTTAACGTCTTGCTGATCCTGCGCTGCGGCTGCATCGCCTTCAATGGTAATGCGGCTGCTCCATAACTCATCCCATGCTTTGTTATGAAACTGCAGCAAGCGTTCTCTTCCTTCAAGCTTTGCATAAATAGTTAAACGTTCTGCTTCATTCAATGGATCATCGTGATGGGCAGAGGTAATAGATGAACCGGCAATAGAATAACGATAGGTTTCACCTGCTTTTAATTGCTTAGTGAATTTTACCAGATGCATATTGTTATCCCACATTTCGTGGATCACCCTTGGTTCGCTGCCATGATGTTCGGTAAACAAAAACGTATTGCTTGCACACATCAGCAATTTACCTGTTGGACTTTTTGCTGAAGAAGTCAATAAACTCATGGTTACATGCGGACGATCAATTTCATTGTAATAATTCTGTACATCTTTCAACGCATCCGGTGCTTCCATTACACTGGCACCTGTGATGTTGATGTTCTTTTTCGGTGTAATAGTTATATCCATCAATACCGTAAATGGCAAATGACGCAATGAATAGTATGTGTAAGTTACTGTTGCTTTATCTGCATAATCGAATGTTGTGGTAAAGCTGGCATGTTGCATATCCAGTTCCTGTTTCATATTCGAAGCGGACTTTGCATCAATGCGTTTACCATCAATTTCCAGGTAACTGTTGAGCAAATTGAAACTTTTTAAGAAATTACTGACCCTGCCACGACCATACAGATCGTATGCGCCAGCCAACACTACTTCCTTCACTTTAAATGGTTCAGGTGATGATACCACACCGATCATTCCGTTGGCAACGGTGATGCCATAGTAATTAGAAGGATCAAAACTGGTGGCAGAAATTTTCCAGGGATCGATTGTTTGAGCTGCTGTTGAAAAAGCAGCAAATAGCAATGCAAGTACTGTTAATCGTTTCATGGCAATCTTCGTTAGAAGCAGAAAGATAGATACTAATAGCGAAAGGATTTAAATGCTTTGCTATTAAGAAAACTTGCAAACGATTGCGATGGAAAATTCCATCTCAAAATACCGGGTAATACAAACGAGTAACCCATTTTGTGGTATCTGGCTCTGCTCTTCTGTCTGTGATCATCAATTCAAATGAAATAGCAGGAGAGGTAAATTGATAATCTGATTTGAATTGTTCCAATGCCCGTAACCCGTTATTAATAGTTCCCCTGCCTCCCTGAACATCAGCTATCAGCGTATTGCCCTTTACCATTTGTTTAAATAAAAAGTTGCCCTCATTGTCGATCACTTTATCAATGGGTAACGCCACCATAATTTCAAAATGAGAGCTATCCACCTGTTCTACATGCATCATTGGCTGGTTTACCTGCTTCGCATTTTTTTCGCTTGCATACACTCTTAACTGATCAATAAGTTGATATATCTCGGCTTCGTTTGGATGATGATCGAATGTTTTCCGTGTTGAAATAAATAATGAATCCGGTATTCGTCCATCTGTTATCTCTACGCCATAAATATTCTTTTTGTCTTCAGCAAAGCTGACAAACCGTTGCAGCAGATCGTCTATCACCGTTTCATAGCTTTTCATCATTTGCCATTTTCTGAAACGTGTAAAGGGATTTATTCCAGTTGCAACATTGCTGATCACGGAGATCTTGGTCTTTGTTACCGAATCATTCACAAAGCCAATTTCATTGAAAATAGTGTCCCCCTCTTTTAGAGCATCAAATGTTACGGATGTATAAGTCGCTCCACCGAGTTTCAGTTGATAATCCTTGTATTGAATAAGATCAGATGTAAATGACTCTTTGGGTAACCATTTACTCCAACCTTGTTTATTACCAATTAACACCAAAACATTTTTATCAATGCATTTAACAGAAACTGTTTTGCTGATTGTTATTGTTGATGGAATAAATACATAAATAAATACGAGCAAGATTATAAGAATAAATGCCACTATAAATACCACACGTTTCATGATCCAATCTGCGTTTAATTAGTTTATTGTTTGATAAGCATGAGGCTATCATTGTTTCGTGCAAGTAAAAATGCCTGCTGCTTATTTACCTGTATCGATTTGATTTTTCTGATTTGCCCCTTGATCACAATGTTTGGATAAGCGGCTTCAAATTCTCCTTTGCCTTTATTGAGCAGCACAGTACCATAGTCAGCGTCGTATCTGCCCATTTGAATATTGTTTTCCCTGAAGTTGCCTCCTAATAACAGATCAGGAAGTTTATCTCCATTGGCATCCAGTACAACTGCAGATCGATATGTTGTTAACTGTGCTTTCCACGGAAATGGTTTCATAGCAAAATTCAATTGCCCGTCGTTGATGAATACCGCACTCTCAAAACAATCGGCACTATAAGTAACAGCATTACTCAGCATTGATTTACTGAATATGTCGCCCAGTTTTGCTTTTGCAAAATCATCGGCATATAGAAATTTCTTTTTCAGAAATGGCAATTGCTTTTCCAGTTCTGCTTTGTTAGCAAACGGAATTTCCTTTCCATTTAGAAAATAGGTAAGCACCTGTTCCTTTTTGCCGTTCTCATCAAAATCGTTGTAATACATCTTGACAGGTTCTGCTGATGTAGCTTTCAAACGACTGTTTAATCCAAGATTACCCGCTACTATATCAATATCTCCATCATTATCAATATCAACAGGTAATGCAAAATTCCACCAGCCTTTCTTATCGGTCAGTTTCCTTTTACTGAAACTTCCTT
The DNA window shown above is from Lacibacter sp. H375 and carries:
- a CDS encoding LacI family DNA-binding transcriptional regulator; this translates as MQQSTLKKLSEALGISISTVSRALKDHPDISAATKLKVKELAAAMEYEPNSYAVQLRTRQSNVLGLLVPSIDNFFYDSFIAAVEDEARKFGYSVMIMQSRDNVEIETANLNIFRKNMAMGVFATVSIATDDMAPFHKLEDLKIPVIFFDRVPEEKGFHTVCLSDADAARLAAEAIIEKKKQNVLALFGHPHLSISKVRSKTFVDTFKQQLPSANITLHFPEQPEPSKEIALKALQSTSPPDVIFCMGDLILIGVMRAIHELNLKVPEDVAVISISNGFIPTMYNPVITYVETSGYKLGKLSFSQMLGRLKGEEVSENVCVESILVKGGSL
- a CDS encoding MFS transporter yields the protein MTNLRIKISLFLNYFVFAILLNSVGTVILQVQANFDVSKGSASVLEAFKDLSIAITSFLIASYVNKIGYKKTMLISLGLIAVMCLIIPSVSSFMMTKMLFAAAGIGFALIKVSVFATIGLVTKSKNEHLSFMNFLESFFMVGVLTGYFLFASMVDNNNPKSTTWFNTYYILGGLAVVAFLLLFTTKLDESSIKEAEQSKSASDDFVEMLKLILLPLVLVFIFSAFFYVLIEQSIMSWLPTFNKDVLQLSTSLSIQMASILSASIALGRFLAGLILRKADWLIVLVVCLLAAGALVLLAVPLTKNITGITVNSLADVPLVAFIFPLIGLFLAPIYPAINSVILSNLPAHRHGSMSGLIVVFSALGGSTGSIITGNIFEAYGGQTAFYFSLAPICILIVLLYVFKRLQPKTGAVVDIKMKGGH
- a CDS encoding phosphatase PAP2 family protein, yielding MYINIKQITAVVLLCVTAVSCSKEITERTKTTAALNPANIDIDAGTWKPVLLTAPNEFAVAAPGAASGPGYTAEINEIKSYQKSITGAQKERLNYWGAGAVLRWNEIMRGLVAKYNLPPFQNPDGTYPVPDANNPFNNPQFPFANPPYASRAYAYVSAAQYDALVAAWHYKKLYNRLAPYKINNTITTLLPQTDLPSYPSEDAVVVGVMIEMLKLFFPGEQAAIQQLATEHKNARIMAGMNVRSDIEAGEALGRLVAQKFVTRARGDRAGAAVGNAALWQQMETQTAATGETPWISMESPKRPPMLPLFGRVRTWLFDSLTMVTSIRPGPPPSTKSEKFKQEVAEVLHYSKNATREQLATVHYWADGLATHTPPGHWNAIAADDFIGQRFSEVRWARNMALLNMSMMDAAIACWDAKFFYFNPRPSQVNPEIKTWTGLPNFPSYTSGHSTFSGAAATILGRIIPSRKTAYENMAKEASLSRLYGAIHYRSDCEEGLKCGNVIGGYAISRANLDGAN
- a CDS encoding vanadium-dependent haloperoxidase; protein product: MKQIVFAAIVAVFMIACKPNGDYKAYTNDPFLYSRTVKKLNNVVLENNFPPMIAARNYVYANIAAYECVAAGDKNYRSMSGQIKHMPPMPKPDTTKAPIDFSLAALLAFTKVGNAVTFPEGSMMEYYNELKANADSAGMPSDMLENTIAFSDTIVASILKWSKGDNYAATRGAEKFTVREENGRWLPTPPMYATAVEPHWGKIRPMVLDSSSQFEIPRPPVFDVTNKNSAYYKAMMEVKNVGDSLTDEQKHIADFWDDNPFKMNVSGHVMFATKKFSPPGHWLNIVGIAAKTAKADFNSTVGAYAITSIAFFDAFIRGWEEKYKSNYVRPETAINKYVDQEWRPYIQTPPFPSYVSGHATNSAAAAETMTSWFGDQLSFTDTSLLEFGIANREIKSFRAAAAEASMSRLYGGIHYRFDNEEGLKAGRQLGELIVQRIKLRAN
- a CDS encoding DUF3179 domain-containing (seleno)protein, which codes for MKLLFWFAVIGLILFEVCNVYFIMPMPGSQRMNSIDVAYFLYNYRWYFRLLFAGLLLLGLVKSKWKRKWVPAIPLVLAAVVIYMANFKMAADAMFQQPKQIVFKHAADNKVDSNRLIIGIEINGEAKAYPVQYIGYHHHLQDTVGGKAILVTYCTVCRTGRVFEPMVNGKHEQFRLVGMDHFNAMLEDETTKSWWRQATGEAIAGELKGFNLIELLSKQTSLDKWIELHPQTSILQADPSFIKHYDTSYKYESGKSKSKLTGTDSLSWNDKSWVVGIRVGNKAKAYDWNRLKKERIIHDTFNRTAILLLLAKDDKSFFAFERSSYNDLFLLNNDTVTLGNNHFRLNGTGIDTTLNLKPIIAYQEFWHSWRTFQPQTEK